GCCGCTGCCGCAGAAGAGCTGTCCAGCCAGGCTGAGCAGATGCGGCAATTGCTCATGCGTTTCAGATTGCGCGATCAGAACCGACTCAGCAACCATGGAACCGGCCGGAGCAAACAACTGCGGTTGACCTGACCGTCAAGCGCTATCCGCCAGGTCGGTTGCCCCGTCCTTTGCCCGGCGATCGGTAAGACATGCCTCACCAGGCCGGCCTTTTACAACCTGGTGGGGCATCAATACAAATGGCTACCACTAAAACGTGATAATTTCATAGCCACTTTTCAGGTATGCTGACATCGCCGGATGACCGGACATGGCACCCAGCAGCGGTAGGTTCCGTTCTTTTGCCGCCTCCAGGGTGCCCAGTTTTCCAGCACAGGCCCGACAGACACCGTCCACCAGCCCTGTGGCAAGGGTTTTCTGCCACAGGCCGTTCAACGGGTTGGCCGGCTTGTCCAGTTCCGGAAGCAGTTTGACCGCTGCGCCTTCAATGACGATCTTGACCTCCGCTCCCTGCTCTTTCAGATCCAAAGCATTTAACAGGACATGAATGAAACACATGGGGTCTCCATTGAAGACAAACAGGGCTGTCTTTTGCATGCTGCTCTCCTTTTGCAGGAAAATATCCAGAATGGGTATGGTCTCATCATGCCGGTGCGTTTTTCTGTTCGCTAAAATAATCCCTTTGGCAATTTCGGTCAGGTTTCCTGCCGGAGACCCGACCTTTAGGTTTTGCGGGGATGGATATATTGCGTCAGCAGGAGCTTATCCCATAGCGGAGTTGTGACTCCGAAGTTGGTATCCGGATGGAAATGATGGATCAGATGATGGGATGCCCAACGTTGGGCCAGACGATTGCGAAAATGGTGGTGATGAATGAGAAAGTGCCCCAGGCCATAGCAGACATAACCGCAATCGATGGCCGCGGCCAAGAGCAATGCGTAGTTCAGGGGCAGGAACAAAGAAAAAAGCCCGATCAATAGAGTCAGGAGCAGGGCTGGAAGAAAAAAAGGGACTCCGTCATAGCCCAAGGGGATCTCATGATGTAATTGGTGACTCTTGACGATGAACATGATTGAACCGTGAAACACCCGCCGATGAACAATATATTCCAGCAGGCTGAAAAAAAGCAGCCCGGCCAGAGTGGTGAGCAGGACAGCTGCCGGGGTTATGTTGCCAAGA
This genomic window from Pelobacter seleniigenes DSM 18267 contains:
- a CDS encoding sterol desaturase family protein translates to MTGIFTSLMAFIQKISRTPANYWGEFIIDIPLAIFLFYEGLHLGNITPAAVLLTTLAGLLFFSLLEYIVHRRVFHGSIMFIVKSHQLHHEIPLGYDGVPFFLPALLLTLLIGLFSLFLPLNYALLLAAAIDCGYVCYGLGHFLIHHHHFRNRLAQRWASHHLIHHFHPDTNFGVTTPLWDKLLLTQYIHPRKT
- a CDS encoding DsrE family protein, with amino-acid sequence MQKTALFVFNGDPMCFIHVLLNALDLKEQGAEVKIVIEGAAVKLLPELDKPANPLNGLWQKTLATGLVDGVCRACAGKLGTLEAAKERNLPLLGAMSGHPAMSAYLKSGYEIITF